In a single window of the Rhodamnia argentea isolate NSW1041297 chromosome 2, ASM2092103v1, whole genome shotgun sequence genome:
- the LOC115728029 gene encoding putative disease resistance protein At1g63350 — MDINEILGIANHATRFFQKICNVNGVKAKMDALESNMGLVSARKDDISLELEQEEQRPGKRRKNEVNLWIRRVGSLEGQVRELGRKVEERHFFYHSVLEDQVSGLATKVEILDKKSRFFNGLTLDVRPARGYKLQPGELVGQASQTIKDEIWDCLMREEVLLVGVWGQRGVGKTFLTKHIHDRIVEECPRFDGACLVTASQECNVGRIQADIANYLKLDLTEVSGVYWGARLKEALQGRRLLFILDDVGKYYSLEEVGIALERNGCKLIVTSRSRDVCEQMNCHDLVHVPTLAEEVPRR; from the coding sequence ATGGATATCAACGAAATTCTGGGAATCGCCAACCATGCCACCAggttttttcaaaagatttgcaACGTCAATGGAGTCAAAGCGAAGATGGATGCTCTGGAAAGTAATATGGGACTGGTGTCAGCCAGGAAGGATGACATTAGTttggaactagagcaggaagagCAGAGACcaggaaagagaaggaagaatgAAGTTAACTTGTGGATACGAAGAGTAGGATCACTGGAGGGTCAAGTCCGCGAGTTAGGACGAAAAGTTGAAGAGCGCCATTTCTTTTATCATAGCGTGTTGGAGGATCAGGTGAGTGGCCTTGCTACCAAAGTGGAAATATTGGACAAAAAGAGTAGATTTTTTAACGGTCTCACGCTGGACGTAAGACCGGCCCGAGGCTATAAGCTACAACCAGGTGAACTAGTGGGACAAGCTTCTCAAACAATAAAGGATGAGATCTGGGATTGCTTGATGAGGGAAGAGGTGCTCCTTGTGGGCGTTTGGGGTCAGAGGGGAGTGGGCAAGACCTTTCTCACAAAGCATATACATGATCGAATCGTGGAAGAATGTCCAAGGTTTGATGGCGCTTGCTTAGTCACTGCATCACAAGAATGCAATGTTGGTAGGATACAAGCCGATATTGCCAACTATCTCAAACTTGATCTGACAGAGGTGAGCGGTGTTTACTGGGGTGCAAGACTGAAGGAGGCATTGCAGGGTAGGAGACTCCTCTTTATCTTGGATGATGTTGGGAAATATTACTCCTTGGAAGAAGTGGGTATAGCCCTGGAAAGAAATGGATGTAAATTGATCGTGACGTCGCGATCGAGGGATGTGTGCGAGCAAATGAATTGCCATGACCTTGTCCATGTACCAACTCTTGCCGAGGAGGTGCCtcggagatag
- the LOC115726269 gene encoding subtilisin-like protease 4: MTATESAGSDLHTYIVHLTPLDGQDSPESEDLESWYLSFLPANTTASEKQHRVLYCFRNVMTGFAARLTADEVTAMQDKPGFLVAHPAQIYRLQTTRSPQFLGLPLRQGSFKRPTTGKGVIIGVMDTGVAPDHPSFRDTGMPPPLAKWKGRCDFEPSQCSNKLIGARTFNSSAKKIVTTPPVDEVGHGTHTASTAAGASVEQANTLGMAQGAAVGMAPYAHIAIYKVCFTDFCDLADILAGLDAAVAGGVDVISMSLGGPSYPFYMDGIAVAAFAATRKGIFVSCSAGNSGPDSGSLSNVAPWMLTVGASSIDRNLVSNVKLWDGEEYEGETVYQPSFPSTLLPLVYPGIDGTGQSRYCVTGALRSRQVKGKVVLCELRGDQFEQAIEVKRARGAAMILMNPKSYGFTTLADVYVLPASHVSYFAGEKIKAYINSTKTPSATIVFKGSMYGNPTAPTLAAFSLRGPSWVSPGILKPDIIGPGLNILAAWPFPVRNDTEAKYYFNILAGTSMSCPHLSGIAALIKRVHLDWSPAAIKSAIMTSAKQLNIAQNPILDERLLPADVFAIGAGHVDPERAVDPGLVYDIQPDNYLPYLCGLGYTDKEVAVIAGKRVNCSSRIPEGELNYPSFSVTLGPAQTFSRTVTNVGIDHSSYVVTVVAHKGVQVSVKPATLKFTNLHQKATYSVAFSRADYTDTAANFSQGYLRWDSLNHTVRSPISVKLN, translated from the coding sequence ATGACGGCCACTGAATCAGCAGGGAGCGACCTGCACACCTACATTGTCCACCTAACCCCCTTGGACGGCCAGGACTCTCCTGAATCGGAAGATCTCGAGTCCTGGTACCTGTCGTTCCTGCCAGCAAACACCACTGCCTCCGAGAAACAGCACCGAGTGCTTTACTGTTTCAGAAATGTGATGACCGGTTTCGCTGCTAGGCTGACTGCGGATGAAGTCACTGCGATGCAGGACAAGCCGGGATTCCTGGTGGCTCACCCAGCACAAATCTATCGCCTCCAAACAACGCGCAGCCCTCAGTTCTTGGGCTTACCTCTGCGTCAAGGATCTTTCAAGCGTCCAACTACGGGAAAGGGTGTTATTATTGGCGTGATGGATACGGGAGTAGCTCCTGACCACCCTTCATTCCGGGACACTGGAATGCCACCTCCGCTGGCCAAATGGAAGGGGAGGTGCGATTTTGAGCCTTCCCAATGTAGTAACAAATTGATTGGGGCCAGGACCTTCAACAGCTCAGCTAAGAAAATTGTGACCACGCCACCTGTTGATGAAGTTGGCCATGGCACTCACACGGCGAGCACTGCAGCCGGTGCTTCTGTGGAGCAAGCCAACACGCTTGGGATGGCACAAGGAGCAGCTGTAGGCATGGCTCCATATGCTCACATTGCAATCTACAAAGTGTGCTTTACAGATTTTTGTGATTTGGCTGACATACTGGCTGGACTTGATGCTGCCGTCGCAGGCGGTGTGGACGTGATCTCCATGTCGCTTGGCGGTCCCTCCTATCCATTCTATATGGACGGCATCGCTGTAGCTGCCTTTGCGGCCACACGAAAAGGGATCTTTGTCAGCTGCTCTGCCGGGAATTCAGGCCCTGACTCGGGTTCATTATCCAACGTGGCTCCATGGATGCTCACTGTCGGAGCAAGCAGCATTGATAGGAACCTTGTCTCCAATGTAAAACTCTGGGACGGAGAAGAATATGAAGGTGAGACGGTATATCAACCCTCCTTCCCTTCAACTTTGTTGCCTCTGGTGTATCCTGGGATTGACGGCACAGGACAGTCCAGATATTGTGTTACGGGAGCATTGAGAAGCAGACAAGTGAAAGGGAAGGTTGTCTTGTGTGAACTAAGAGGCGACCAATTTGAACAAGCCATTGAGGTGAAAAGGGCAAGGGGGGCCGCTATGATTTTGATGAACCCAAAATCTTATGGATTCACTACCTTGGCCGATGTTTATGTCCTTCCCGCGTCGCATGTCAGCTACTTCGCAGGTGAGAAGATCAAAGCCTATATCAATTCGACAAAAACTCCTAGTGCTACCATCGTTTTCAAAGGAAGCATGTATGGAAACCCGACTGCTCCCACGCTTGCGGCCTTCTCTTTGAGAGGCCCAAGCTGGGTTAGCCCGGGAATTTTGAAGCCGGACATTATTGGTCCTGGTTTGAATATATTAGCAGCATGGCCCTTTCCTGTCAGAAATGATACCGAAGCCAAGTATTACTTCAACATCCTTGCCGGCACTTCCATGTCTTGCCCTCACCTCAGCGGCATTGCGGCTTTGATAAAGAGAGTTCATCTGGACTGGTCTCCTGCAGCCATCAAATCTGCCATCATGACTTCGGCTAAACAGCTGAACATCGCGCAAAACCCGATCCTTGACGAAAGGCTGCTACCTGCGGATGTTTTCGCCATTGGCGCAGGCCATGTGGATCCTGAGAGGGCGGTTGATCCTGGTTTGGTATACGATATTCAGCCTGACAATTACCTTCCTTATCTGTGTGGTCTCGGATACACGGACAAGGAGGTGGCTGTAATTGCTGGGAAAAGAGTAAACTGCTCTTCTCGCATTCCTGAGGGAGAGCTGAACTACCCCTCATTTTCAGTCACCCTTGGACCTGCACAGACATTTTCCAGGACTGTGACTAATGTTGGCATCGACCACTCGTCTTATGTCGTCACCGTTGTTGCCCATAAAGGTGTCCAGGTCAGCGTGAAGCCCGCCACACTCAAATTTACGAATTTACACCAGAAAGCTACGTACTCTGTCGCCTTCAGCCGAGCTGATTACACTGACACGGCTGCCAATTTCTCCCAAGGATATTTGAGGTGGGACTCCTTGAACCACACTGTGAGGAGTCCAATTTCAGTTAAGCTCAACTAA